From Trichoderma atroviride chromosome 1, complete sequence, one genomic window encodes:
- a CDS encoding uncharacterized protein (EggNog:ENOG41), with the protein MQIMATNLPNPSRLERRKLRRGTTSCWECKRRKTKCHFEQGNPAVCESCQRRGCKCVLQDVDEKTSTGQRARNRNLGAQMNYLETVVDQLVHRPARSSTQGANCETGSEETAAAHEKENSAARTAPRQQNTGRHPSEPFNSRRRLLPKLDKAPAKEPRTPANDNPRIANQPLQPLASQKYSKQLRPLLLPPSPIGGSPRHNSLILLLQSILPAASVTSRIMQQNKLLMMSMHVFRGLSTDLLRLSYQRQVAYFSSLTLSDAQPIDLARSLFQLAICLQQSDRFPETSKLWLNHSNRDVADQYFEAATRYVTSQDSIVVSYEGIETLMLEGLYHVSCGRLQLAWVVFRRALGIAHLVGLHIPQRRRQGKQQSSANGPSSMCLATLWFRLVFMDRYLSLVLDLPMSVLDDSFMDDFVTQAPFEKLERAQAKLTSRIIFRNQQLRLGQRGGDPVYDHYKETKDIDYLLTQATRALPLEWWVFPPTQDAQSIDELRDMIAKIVHQLHHYNFVLLLHIPYILPGPEGRFNNSMQDYSNSKFAAVAAARELLGRSIVPVGPNRVSFSTRGIVLKVVLSALTLLVVHLDSHRLGRENPLGHQRPGDLATAERAIQSLETMGQKFDDKLCHSAARALKRLSALEATAADGVSYTTWSEPGDMVCTECIVQEEANDIQMTFPHVGIIHILRREPQDNMAKTDKLRTLETGNLGDNLVTPSWGWSDSPLSSWPDPASSSNADDVGYLPIGMEIFGPDIQEAWNLQKTDVEAIEVPSTLQVAAQDYQVQGQESNDQRPLLLEETFNTTKFGS; encoded by the coding sequence ATGCAAATCATGGCAACGAATCTGCCGAATCCGTCCAGACTGGAGCGTCGGAAGCTGCGAAGAGGAACCACGAGCTGCTGGGAATGCAAACGCAGGAAGACAAAATGCCATTTCGAGCAGGGAAATCCGGCTGTCTGCGAGTCCTGCCAGCGGCGAGGCTGCAAGTGTGTTCTCCAGGACGTTGATGAGAAGACTTCAACAGGCCAGAGGGCTCGGAATCGAAACCTCGGAGCGCAGATGAATTACCTCGAAACTGTGGTTGATCAGCTTGTCCATCGGCCAGCCAGGTCTAGCACACAAGGCGCAAATTGTGAGACTGGATCGGAAGAAACAGCCGCTGCTCATGAGAAAGAGAACAGTGCTGCAAGAACGGCACCAAGACAGCAAAATACTGGTCGACATCCTTCAGAGCCATTCAACTCTAGGCGCAGACTCCTCCCCAAATTGGACAAGGCACCCGCAAAAGAGCCTCGTACTCCAGCCAACGACAACCCCCGTATAGCGAACCAACCTCTTCAGCCATTAGCATCACAAAAGTATTCGAAACAACTTCGTCCTCTACTACTGCCTCCGTCTCCTATCGGCGGCTCACCGCGGCACAACTCCTTGATCCTCCTGCTGCAATCCATCCTCCCGGCAGCCAGCGTCACTTCTCGCATCATGCAGCAGAACAAGCTTCTCATGATGTCCATGCACGTATTCCGAGGCCTCTCCACCGATCTTCTTCGACTCTCCTACCAACGCCAAGTTGCCTATTTTTCCTCACTCACATTGTCAGATGCACAGCCGATAGACCTGGCTCGAAGTCTTTTCCAGCTGGCCATCTGCCTCCAGCAGTCTGATCGCTTCCCCGAAACCTCCAAACTGTGGCTTAATCATTCGAACCGCGATGTGGCAGATCAGTATTTCGAAGCCGCCACTCGCTATGTCACCTCTCAAGACTCCATTGTCGTCTCGTACGAGGGAATAGAGACGTTGATGCTCGAGGGCCTCTATCACGTTTCCTGCGGCAGGCTGCAACTTGCGTGGGTTGTATTTCGCAGGGCGCTTGGAATCGCTCATCTCGTGGGCTTACACATACcgcaacggcggcggcagggcAAGCAGCAATCGTCCGCCAATGGTCCATCATCAATGTGTCTGGCGACACTGTGGTTCCGCCTCGTTTTCATGGATCGTTACTTGTCTCTGGTGCTTGATCTTCCAATGTCCGTCCTGGATGATAGCTTCATGGACGATTTTGTAACCCAAGCGCCGTTTGAGAAGCTTGAAAGAGCTCAGGCCAAGCTGACGAGTCGCATCATTTTCAGAAACCAACAGCTGCGGCTTGGccaaagaggaggagaccCCGTCTACGATCATTACAAGGAGACAAAGGACATTGACTATTTACTAACACAGGCCACGCGGGCTCTGCCTTTGGAGTGGTGGGTTTTTCCTCCAACGCAAGATGCTCAATCGATCGACGAGCTAAGGGACATGATTGCAAAGATTGTTCATCAGTTGCATCATTACAATTTTGTTTTATTGCTGCATATACCTTACATCCTACCGGGGCCCGAGGGTCGTTTCAACAACTCCATGCAAGACTACTCCAATTCCAAATTTGCAGCCGTGGCTGCCGCTCGAGAATTACTCGGTAGATCCATCGTTCCGGTCGGACCTAATCGCGTGTCGTTTTCGACCAGGGGCATCGTTCTCAAAGTCGTTCTTTCTGCTTTGACTCTGCTCGTGGTGCACCTGGATAGCCATCGACTGGGCCGTGAAAATCCTCTTGGCCATCAGCGCCCAGGGGATTTGGCAACGGCTGAGCGCGCTATTCAGAGCCTGGAAACCATGGGCCAAAAGTTTGACGACAAGTTGTGTCATTCTGCAGCACGAGCGTTGAAGAGATTAAGTGCTCTTGAAGCAACCGCAGCTGATGGCGTCAGCTATACAACATGGAGTGAGCCCGGCGACATGGTGTGCACAGAATGTATTGTGCAAGAAGAGGCAAACGACATCCAGATGACATTTCCACACGTGGGAATAATCCACATATTGCGCCGTGAGCCCCAGGACAATATGGCAAAGACCGATAAACTGCGTACGCTAGAGACCGGCAACCTGGGTGACAACCTCGTGACTCCGTCTTGGGGCTGGTCTGATTCTCCGCTGTCTTCGTGGCCCGACCCAGCTTCGTCTTCTAATGCAGACGACGTGGGATATCTGCCTATTGGCATGGAAATCTTTGGCCCCGACATTCAAGAAGCGTGGAACTTGCAGAAAACTGACGTCGAGGCCATTGAAGTACCGTCAACATTGCAGGTAGCTGCGCAAGACTATCAAGTTCAAGGGCAGGAGTCGAATGATCAACGCCCTTTATTACTGGAAGAGACGTTTAATACTACAAAGTTTGGATCTTGA
- a CDS encoding uncharacterized protein (EggNog:ENOG41~TransMembrane:12 (i64-85o97-119i131-151o157-179i191-213o219-241i332-358o378-404i416-437o449-471i483-503o515-533i)): MAVQSSPPIDIDEVLPGTRCVFIDESASSSSANGLLQKHDGIVLVPQPTASPNDPLNWGLWRKAWHTGLVCFAVALTAATSNVAGSASTGVNEEYGISYDVFNTGAGVLFLAIGYWTLLSSPAVHLYGRRILYLVGATWGLIGNIWFGRLTTSSDAIWTQLFVGASESVAEAVVQLSLLDIWFEHQNGTSMGLYTLATSVGTYLGPLVGGYIADSNLGWRWIGYLGAIMSGFNFVLFYFGLEETAFPRERYQRDNRTTVPAATGGEKTGNVADSTGVSDEEAAQTPDADQFSINFTRPKSYWQRIALITPAPNLRGIGAKQYVGRLWHTLRIFTFPAVWFAGLQWGMQNIALSFYLTIEEDYWTDDPWDYSDVAVSNMNIPCLIGSIIGCFYGGYLSDIFVLWASRRNRGIQEAEFRLYLMFLCVIVFPTGMWLFGIGSAKGWDWPVPYVGLGFIGFGYGCAGDLSLTYLADCYPDMVLEGMVGVAVINNTLAMVFTFVASYWLDTGVQDTFIELGVLGFVILMLSLPMIVWGKRARRWTKQRYLNFLEIRDGMGH, encoded by the coding sequence ATGGCCGTTCAGTCCTCTCCACCCATCGACATCGACGAAGTGCTTCCGGGCACGCGATGCGTCTTCATCGATGAGTCCGCTAGCAGCTCCTCGGCCAATGGCCTGCTGCAGAAACACGACGGCATCGTGCTGGTGCCGCAGCCCACCGCGTCGCCCAACGATCCCTTGAACTGGGGCCTGTGGCGCAAGGCGTGGCATACGGGCCTCGTGTGCTTTGCGGTTGCTCTGACCGCCGCCACGTCGAATGTGGCTGGCTCCGCAAGTACGGGCGTGAATGAGGAGTATGGCATCAGCTACGACGTCTTCAACACCGGTGCTGGCGTGCTGTTTCTCGCTATAGGTTACTGGACGCTGCTGAGCTCCCCGGCCGTCCATCTCTACGGCCGCCGCATTCTGTACCTCGTTGGCGCCACCTGGGGCCTGATTGGCAACATTTGGTTTGGGAGACTCACCACCTCGTCGGATGCCATCTGGACGCAGCTCTTTGTGGGCGCCTCCGAGAGTGTGGCCGAGGCCGTGGTGCAGCTGTCTCTGTTGGATATCTGGTTTGAGCACCAGAACGGAACCTCGATGGGCTTGTATACTCTGGCCACCTCCGTGGGGACCTATCTCGGCCCGCTGGTGGGCGGCTACATTGCCGACAGCAACCTTGGCTGGCGGTGGATTGGATACCTCGGCGCCATCATGTCTGGCTTCAACTTTGTGCTCTTCTACTTTGGCCTGGAAGAGACTGCGTTCCCCCGCGAGCGCTACCAGCGAGATAACCGCACCACGGTCCCCGCGGCGACTGGCGGCGAGAAGACGGGCAATGTGGCCGATAGCACGGGCGTgtctgatgaagaggccgcCCAGACTCCCGATGCCGACCAGTTCTCCATCAACTTTACGCGCCCCAAGTCCTACTGGCAGCGCATCGCCCTCATCACGCCCGCCCCCAACCTGCGTGGCATTGGCGCAAAGCAGTACGTTGGCCGCCTGTGGCACACGCTGCGCATCTTCACCTTTCCGGCTGTCTGGTTCGCCGGCCTGCAGTGGGGCATGCAGAACATTGCCCTGTCCTTTTACCTGACCATCGAGGAGGACTACTGGACGGATGATCCCTGGGACTATAGCGATGTCGCTGTGAGCAACATGAACATTCCCTGCCTCATTGGTAGCATCATTGGCTGTTTTTACGGCGGCTACCTCAGTGACATTTTCGTGCTTTGGGCGAGCCGACGCAACCGCGGCATTCAAGAGGCCGAGTTCCGCTTGTATCTCATGTTCCTCTGCGTCATCGTCTTCCCTACGGGCATGTGGCTCTTTGGCATCGGATCGGCCAAGGGTTGGGATTGGCCGGTGCCGTATGTTGGCCTCGGCTTTATTGGATTTGGCTATGGCTGCGCCGGCGACCTGAGCCTCACCTATCTCGCCGACTGCTACCCGGATATGGTCCTCGAGGGCATGGTGGGCGTAgccgtcatcaacaacacGCTGGCCATGGTTTTTACCTTTGTGGCGAGCTACTGGCTGGACACGGGCGTGCAGGATACTTTTATCGAGCTGGGCGTTTTGGGTTTTGTGATTTTGATGCTTTCGCTGCCCATGATTGTGTGGGGCAAGCGAGCGCGGCGGTGGACGAAGCAGAGATATCTAAACTTTTTGGAGATTCGCGATGGGATGGGTCACTGA
- a CDS encoding uncharacterized protein (EggNog:ENOG41), which yields MVIGPEDSLVEVNRPMSVLPPKDAGDVANQRCCAAKAVADPFAGRGGGNSRRDAIFRRRHQQPKVSASIRVTRNGLNAPCGNVIDDNSETTPESFHQPTITMHIPDVQKLATASLALASATLSGDTVIKGSVLDFAVEKCIDKDGNTRCSKPFPVKVDGCYKLEWSTNGALSHTTVEVRDVGSGEIVYYRDTNGEWKPKKDELVYLDFKPKIMGQGNKTVDYEVKNCEKDDEL from the exons ATGGTGATTGGACCGGAGGACAGTCTCGTCGAGGTGAACCGACCAATGAGCGTTCTTCCGCCGaaggatgctggcgatgTAGCCAATCAGCGTTGTTGCGCCGCTAAAGCCGTGGCAGATCCGTTTGCTGGGCGCGGCGGTGGAAACTCCC GGAGAGACGCGATTTTTCGAAGAAG gcaccagcagccaaaaGTTTCCGCAAGCATTC GTGTTACCAGGAACGGACTAAACGCTCCATGTGGAAACGTCATCGATGAT AACAGCGAAACGACACCTGAATCCTTCCATCAACCCACCATCACCATGCATATTCCCGACGTTCAGAAGCTGGCTACTGCAAGCCTGGCCCTTGCTAGCGCCACACTAA GCGGTGACACCGTCATCAAAGGCAGCGTGCTCGACTTTGCCGTGGAGAAGTGCATCGACAAGGACGGAAACACCCGGTGCTCCAAGCCTTTCCCTGTTAAGGTTGACGGCTGCTACAAGCTCGAGTGGTCGACTAACGGCGCGCTTTCTCATACCACCGTGGAGGTTCGCGACGTGGGCAGCGGCGAGATTGTCTACTATCGGGATACCAATGGCGAGtggaagcccaagaaggacgAGCTGGTGTACCTCGACTTTAAGCCCAAGATTATGGGGCAGGGCAACAAGACTGTTGATTACGAGGTGAAGAACTGCGAGAAGGATGATGAGCTATAA
- a CDS encoding uncharacterized protein (EggNog:ENOG41), whose amino-acid sequence MDNQLVRIYRDIEHWDALTKDAEQDVRRIMRNIMALDEQIAIANGYPDQELLQSYEFAVQMANLGLEREALYNEWVATNGRLKELRSIPRQRLELQEYLEACHSIDLAMPARDILPSRFEVITDEAEIESTIYPQHIVPATDFAAKQMDIWSRLSQGPEICDGAWYTGYLELEWIRAKVDANIVGCPHSLFTFMGDTVDEAVTDILGRIVKDGHLVQSLGIGAFIETVDDEKIVNISRSPLDQGLSTIFSYRKLRGGILRRPVPVLVTCYRPPYRLSLNEILTGLRGSIEVAREIVQSPAVKRFCEMSKVLVVAVITHLFQRMLVVGTRFGYITTGEAYIFLEIGADARLVRYSLCVPRHDVESDPVTGLHRTAVAQVLAFTLRAFRAKRMPPAWYQKAQQELWKWRVDPDDIFNKIPPLVRKMKRNIEYVPGNWSPYLERSPLEQRVQRMILPGLKPRFNEASFNDLGYFGFLTSHRIQPAGEPMDQDDEPSGQDEEPSNQDGESIEPAEILIDYQPFCTPECLWGLERFRALDKACPNFRYHGNKHLRLHELLDGLQEQLDGEAANWTQTNHKFLCRSGLYTTLLKVRLASHGYTLLLKGVIPSKIDHLCREADMYDQLLALQGFFIPVSFGMIETQNEVFSRSFGGFSLFMVFGGFPEGVMPLYQCMAAGIDKQVIVDAAERTFRYIHAERVFHFDPEPRNMLYDARQNRVIVADFERAMYDEVEGQQYLNPILQIEGVHEWTPERKRIPDVCFGQQRDYVRQRIEEFFERGY is encoded by the exons ATGGATAACCAACTGGTAAGAATCTACCGGGATATCGAACACTGGGACGCCTTGACCAAAGACGCCGAGCAGGATGTCAGGAGAATCATGCGTAACATCATGGCCCTGGACGAGcaaattgccattgccaatgGATATCCAGACCAAGAGCTATTGCAGTCCTATGAATTTGCTGTGCAGATGGCCAACCTAGGGCTCGAAAGGGAGGCTCTGTACAATGAATGGGTCGCTACAAACGGACGACTCAAGGAGCTGCGATCAATCCCGCGGCAACGTCTTGAGCTGCAGGAGTATCTCGAGGCCTGCCACTCGATCGACTTGGCGATGCCGGCGCGCGACATCCTGCCTTCGCGCTTCGAGGTCATCACGGATGAAGCAGAGATTGAGTCCACAATCTATCCCCAGCACATTGTGCCGGCGACGGACTTTGCGGCGAAGCAGATGGACATCTGGTCGAGGCTGTCCCAGGGTCCTGAAATTTGCGATGGCGCCTGGTACACGGGCTATTTGGAGCTCGAGTGGATACGGGCGAAAGTGGACGCCAATATCGTCGGCTGTCCACATTCGCTCTTTACGTTTATGGGGGATACGGTGGACGAAGCGGTTACTGATATCCTGGGCCGAATCGTTAAGGATGGCCATCTGGTCCAAAGTCTCGGCATTGGGG CTTTTATCGAGACAGTTGACGATGAGAAGATTGTCAACATATCTCGTTCACCTTTGGACCAGGGGCTGTCCACCATTTTCTCGTACAGAAAACTGAGAGGCGGAATCCTTCGCCGTCCGGTGCCTGTGCTCGTGACCTGCTACCGGCCGCCGTACAGGCTGAGCCTCAACGAGATCCTCACGGGGCTGCGAGGAAGCATCGAGGTGGCGAGGGAGATTGTGCAGTCCCCAGCCGTCAAGAGGTTTTGCGAAATGTCAAAGgtgctcgtcgtcgccgtcatcacGCACCTCTTCCAGCGCatgctcgtcgtcggcacGCGCTTTGGCTACATCACCACCGGGGAGGCCTACATCTTTCTCGAAATCGGCGCCGATGCCCGCCTCGTGAGATACTCGCTGTGCGTGCCGCGCCACGATGTAGAGTCCGATCCGGTGACGGGGCTTCACCGCACGGCGGTTGCTCAGGTGCTGGCCTTTACGCTGCGAGCCTTTCGAGCCAAGCGGATGCCCCCTGCGTGGTACCAAAAGGCACAACAGGAGCTCTGGAAGTGGCGCGTGGATCCcgacgacatcttcaacaagATCCCGCCCCTGGTGCGCAAGATGAAGCGCAATATCGAGTATGTGCCCGGCAACTGGAGCCCCTATTTGGAGAGGTCGCCCCTTGAGCAGCGCGTTCAGCGCATGATCTTGCCGGGGTTAAAGCCGCGCTTCAATGAGGCCAGCTTCAACGACTTGGGCTACTTTGGGTTCCTCACCAGCCACCGCATCCAACCGGCCGGTGAGCCAATGGACCAAGATGACGAGCCCAGCGGCCAAGACGAAGAGCCCAGCAACCAGGACGGAGAGTCCATCGAACCGGCCGAAATCCTCATCGACTACCAGCCCTTTTGCACTCCGGAGTGCCTTTGGGGACTGGAGCGCTTCAGAGCCCTGGACAAGGCGTGTCCCAACTTCCGGTATCACGGCAACAAGCACCTTCGGCTGCACGAGTTGCTGGATGGCCTgcaggagcagctcgacggcGAAGCGGCGAACTGGACCCAGACCAACCACAAGTTTCTCTGCCGGAGCGGTCTGTATACGACGCTGCTCAAGGTGAGGCTCGCGTCGCATGGCTACACGCTCTTGCTAAAGGGCGTGATCCCGTCAAAGATCGACCACCTGTGCCGCGAAGCCGACATGTATGACCAGCTGCTGGCACTCCAGGGCTTTTTTATTCCGGTGAGCTTTGGCATGATTGAGACCCAGAATGAAGTCTTCAGCCGCTCTTTTGGAggcttcagcctcttcatgGTGTTTGGTGGGTTTCCCGAGGGAGTCATGCCTCTGTACCAGTGCATGGCTGCGGGCATTGACAAGCAGGTGATTGTCGATGCTGCGGAGAGGACGTTCCGGTATATACACGCCGAGCGCGTCTTCCATTTCGACCCGGAGCCGCGGAACATGCTGTACGATGCCAGACAGAATAGGGTCATTGTTGCGGACTTTGAGAGGGCGATGTATGATGAggtggaggggcagcagTATCTGAATCCGATTTTGCAGATTGAGGGGGTTCATGAGTGGACGCCGGAGCGGAAGAGGATTCCGGATGTGTGCTTTGGGCAGCAGAGGGATTATGTGAGGCAGAGGATTGAGGAGTTTTTCGAGAGGGGGTACTGA
- a CDS encoding uncharacterized protein (EggNog:ENOG41), with product MSVPKIVTRALGKDGPQVPRLGLGLMGLSGHYGLPAPDEERFAFLDKAYDMGERFWDTSDMYGDCEDLLGKWFAANPDKRENIFLATKFGIIPEKAGIKVDSSPEYCRQALEKSLKRLGLPFVDLFYIHHLDKVTPIEKTIKVMAELKNAGKIKHLGISECSANTLRRASAIHPITCVQMEYNAFTLEIEDPQRRFLETCRELGTAVVAYSPLGRGLLTGSIQSKEDITKEGDMRSRLPRFSGESLDKNLAIVAKINEIAKTKSATPSQLALAWLLAQGDDIFGIPGTTRVHRLRENLDAMSIELSAEEERAIRDVAKDVTGPRIPDGFPGVNLFGDTPPLEA from the exons ATGTCTGTACCCAAGATTGTCACCCGCGCCTTGGGCAAAGACGGCCCTCAAGTCCctcgtcttggcctcggTCTCATGGGCCTGAGCGGCCACTATGGCCTGCCTGCTCCGGACGAAGAGCGTTTTGCCTTTCTGGATAAGGCGTACGACATGGGCGAGAGATTCTGGGATACTT CCGACATGTATGGCGACTGCGAAGACCTCCTCGGCAAGTGGTTCGCCGCCAACCCAGACAAACGCGAAAACATCTTTCTCGCCACAAAGTTTGGCATCATCCCCGAAAAGGCAGGCATCAAGGTCGACTCTTCTCCAGAGTACTGTCGACAGGCCCTCGAAAAATCCCTCAAGCGCCTCGGGCTGCCTTTCGTCGACCTCTTCTACATTCATCACCTGGACAAGGTCACCCCCATCGAAAAGACAATCAAGGTCATGGCAGAGCTCAAAAACGCCGGCAAGATCAAGCATCTTGGTATAAGCGAATGCAGCGCCAACACTCTTCGCCGCGCTTCCGCCATTCATCCCATTACTTGCGTCCAGATGGAGTACAATGCGTTTACTTTGGAGATTGAAGATCCCCAGCGCCGTTTCCTCGAGACTTGCCGCGAGCTCGGCACCGCCGTCGTTGCCTACAGCCCGCTCGGCCGAGGCCTCCTCACGGGAAGTATTCAGTCCAAGGAGGACATCACCAAAGAAGGCGACATGCGATCAAGGCTGCCTCGATTCAGCGGCGAAAGCCTGGACAAGAacctcgccatcgtcgcaAAAATCAACGAAATCGCAAAGACCAAGAGCGCTACTCCATCGCAGCTGGCATTGGCCTGGCTTCTTGCGCAGGGCGACGACATTTTTGGCATTCCCGGCACCACTCGGGTCCACAGGCTTCGTGAGAATCTGGACGCCATGAGCATTGAGTTGTCGGCGGAGGAAGAACGGGCTATCCGTGACGTGGCCAAGGATGTCACCGGCCCTCGCATTCCCGACGGCTTCCCTGGCGTGAATCTCTTCGGCGACACGCCACCGCTTGAGGCTTAA